GTATGCCTACTTGCTCACCCGCACTGTCTCTTCTTCACGAGTTCACAGAAATCCGCGACGCTTATCAGCCAGCCCTGCTGCAAAGGGGCGTAGGTTTCGAACAGCGGTTTCGGCACGACACTTCCTTCATAGAAAATCTTTTCACCCGTTTTTCACCCTAGCCACCACGAGCGTTGCATGAGAAAAGAAAGCAGGCCAGACGATTTAACCTGTCTGGCCTGCGCTTTTTCTGGTGCCCCCGGGCCGATTCGAACGGCCGACACCCGCTTTAGGAGAGCGGTGCTCTATCCCCTGAGCTACGAAGGCAGGAAACGATAGTCTACCACCAGAGCTCGCGGCGAAAAAGGCTACTTCTTGGCACCCTTGCCCTGAGCCTTGGCAGCTTCCTTCTGGGCCCTCTTGGCGTTCTGCGCGCTGCGCTCCTTCTCGAAGAGGTCCATGATCTTCTTGTCGGTCAGTCCCTGCACGCGCGCCTCGGCCTCGCGGCGATAGGGACGTCGCTTGACCAGGTCGTAGATGAAGCTGCCGATGATGAAGACATAGGCCGCCACGAGCGAGGCAACCGAGAGAACGCCCTGCATCGTGGTGTAGTTGTCGTTGCCCTCGAGGACGTAGCCCGCGATGAGCGAGATCACTGCCAGGCCAAAGCCGACGCCCATGAGGATGAAGAAAATCTTCTCACTTGCCTTGTAGCCGGGGATGCCGCGCAGCACGAGATCATAGGCGCGATTGCGCAGGTCGTCCTGCTCGCGCTCCTTGCGCTTGCGCTCCCTCTTCTGCTCCTTGGTCTCGGCCGGTGCGCCCACCACGCCCTTCTTGGGCTTAGACGAGACGCGCACCGAGGAGGCAGCCTCGCGCGCGGGCTTGGCATTGGCCGCGGACCTACGCGAGAAGCCCTTCTTCTCGTCATCGTCCTTGGTGGCCTCGGCCTCCTTCTTGGGCAGGCCGACGGTGTTCTCCTGCGCCTCGCGGCGCGCTCCGTCGATGGTCTTACGCAGTGACATGGGTCTCCTTCAGGGGCTTGAACTCTGTGCCGACAATGATCTGGAAGGCCTCCTGGTAGCGCTCGGAGGTTCCCCCGATGACGTTGGCGGGGATGCGCGGGGGCTCGCCGGTCATGTCCCAGTTGGCGCTCAGCCAGTCGCGCACGTACTGCTTGTCGTAGCTCGGCTGGACGTGGCCCTCCGCATAGCCCTGGGCAGGCCAGAAGCGGCTGGAGTCCGGCGTGAGGCACTCGTCAATGAGGGTGAGCTTGCCGTCGATGAACCCAAACTCGAACTTGGTGTCCGCGATGATGATGCCGCGCGTGGCCGCATACTCGGCTGCGGCCCGATAGATGGCAAGGGAGGCGTCACGCAGCTGAGCGGCGACGTCGTCGCCCACGAGCTGGGCACAGCGCTCGTAGGAGATGTTCTCGTCGTGGTCCCCCAGGGCGGCCTTGGTAGACGGGGTGAAGATGGGCTCGGGAAGCTGGGAGGCCTCGGTCAGGCCCGTGGGGAGCTTGATGCCGCAGACGGTGCCGTCCGCGTCGTAGGTCTTCTTGCCGGAGCCCGTGAGGTAGCCGCGCACGATGCACTCGATGGGCACCGTCTGGGCCTTCTTGACGAGCATGAAGCGCCCGGCCAGGTAGTCCTCGTAGGGCTTGAACTCCTCGGGGAGGTCGGCCACGTCGCAGGAAACCAGGTGATTGGGCATGAGGCCCGCGAAGCGCTCGAACCAGAACGCGGAGATGCGCGTCAGAATCTCGCCCTTGTGGGGGATCTCATCGGGCAGGATAAAGTCATAGGCACTGATGCGGTCGGACGCGACCATGAGCAGGCGGTCTTTGCAGTCGTAGATATCGCGCACCTTGCCGTGAGAGTCCGGGCGAAGCCCCATAGTTGCCACAGCCAATCCCCTTTCTGTGTCATCCGTTACCGAATCAGTATAGCGCCGCTCAGGCTCTTTCCTCGGCAAGCCCGCGAGGGTGCCCCGCGCGCAGCTCAGCAGGCGCACCCTTTGCGACGGGAACTGTCGAGCGCGGGGCGCCCTCGCGGGCGCCCTACTTCTCCTGCAGCGTCTGGGCGAGACTGCGACGCTGGCGGTTCTGTGGAATCCTGATCGTGAAGATCGTCCCCTTGCCCAGCTCGGACTCAACGAGGATCGTCCCGTTGTGGCGGTCCACGATCTCCTTGGTGATGGAAAGCCCCACGCCCAAGCCCCCCGAGACGCGTTCGCGGCTCACGTCGGAGCGCCAGAAGCGCGAGAAGGCCTGCGGGATGTCTTCCTTGGCGATGCCGATGCCCGTGTCCTGCACGGACACCAGGAAGTCCGCCTTGTCCTGGCGCAGGGAAACCTTAATCCAGCCGTCCTCGTTGGTGTAGCGCATGGCGTTGCTCATGAGGTTCACGATGGCCTCGCGCAGCAGGTCGGGGTCCACGTCCGCGTAGAGCTCCCCGTGGGCCGTCTCGTCAACGAAACGCAGGTGAAGTCCCCTTTCATGGAAGAGTTGATGCTGGGAGGAGACGAGGCTCTTGACCAAGTAGA
This is a stretch of genomic DNA from Thermophilibacter immobilis. It encodes these proteins:
- a CDS encoding APC family permease, with the protein product MSLRKTIDGARREAQENTVGLPKKEAEATKDDDEKKGFSRRSAANAKPAREAASSVRVSSKPKKGVVGAPAETKEQKRERKRKEREQDDLRNRAYDLVLRGIPGYKASEKIFFILMGVGFGLAVISLIAGYVLEGNDNYTTMQGVLSVASLVAAYVFIIGSFIYDLVKRRPYRREAEARVQGLTDKKIMDLFEKERSAQNAKRAQKEAAKAQGKGAKK
- a CDS encoding phosphoribosylaminoimidazolesuccinocarboxamide synthase, whose product is MGLRPDSHGKVRDIYDCKDRLLMVASDRISAYDFILPDEIPHKGEILTRISAFWFERFAGLMPNHLVSCDVADLPEEFKPYEDYLAGRFMLVKKAQTVPIECIVRGYLTGSGKKTYDADGTVCGIKLPTGLTEASQLPEPIFTPSTKAALGDHDENISYERCAQLVGDDVAAQLRDASLAIYRAAAEYAATRGIIIADTKFEFGFIDGKLTLIDECLTPDSSRFWPAQGYAEGHVQPSYDKQYVRDWLSANWDMTGEPPRIPANVIGGTSERYQEAFQIIVGTEFKPLKETHVTA